A stretch of Episyrphus balteatus chromosome 2, idEpiBalt1.1, whole genome shotgun sequence DNA encodes these proteins:
- the LOC129912402 gene encoding endocuticle structural glycoprotein SgAbd-5-like — protein sequence MKFLIVFAALITVCIAAPAGNDVAATSVRDIRENNGIDKYDFDFETSGGIQRQEHGVLQKFGENSAVVVNGIASWTSPEGIVIVMKFTADENGYHPIV from the exons atgAAATTCCTTATTGTTTTTGCTGCTTTAATTACTGTATGCATTGCTGCCCCAGCTGGTAACGATGTTGCAGCAACATCTGTGCGTGATATTAGGGAAAATAATGGAATTGACAAATACGATTTCGA CTTCGAGACTAGTGGAGGTATTCAACGTCAGGAACATGGTGTTTTGCAAAAATTCGGTGAAAACTCTGCTGTTGTTGTGAATGGAATTGCATCGTGGACCTCACCCGAGGGAATTGTCATTGTAATGAAATTCACTGCTGATGAAAATGGATACCAtccaattgtttaa